In one window of Henckelia pumila isolate YLH828 chromosome 1, ASM3356847v2, whole genome shotgun sequence DNA:
- the LOC140875829 gene encoding uncharacterized protein isoform X4 — MMMMSGFSPTFVGLCLLVLVSCSVVVFGDHVNGGYDDEKLLPRPFLPRPFLKPPLLPFPKPIPIGLGGGLGGGGGLGGGGGGGFGGGGGLGGGGGLGGGGGLGGGGGLGGGGGLGGGGGIGHGGGLGGGIGHGGGLGGGGGLGGGAGGGLGHGGGLGGGIGHGGGLGGGGGLGGGAGGGLGGGIGHGGKLGGGGGLGGGIGHGGGLGGGAGGGLGGGIGHGGGLGGGLGGGGGGGLGGGIGHGGGLGGGAGGGLGGGAGGGLGGGGGLGGGAGGGLGGGGGGGFGGGGGLGGGGGLGGGGGLGGGGGGGFGGGGGFGGGGGFGGGGGFGGGGGAGGGGGFGGGGGFGGGH; from the exons atgatgatgatgagtgGGTTTTCTCCTACATTTGTGGGTTTGTGTTTGCTGGTTTTGGTTTCTTGTAGTGTTGTTGTTTTTGGTGATCATGTCAATGGAGGTTATGATGATGAGAAGTTGTTGCCTAGGCCTTTTCTTCCCAGGCCTTTCTTAAAGCCACCATTGTTGCCTTTTCCTAAACCTATTCCTATAGGGCTTGGGGGTGGTCTAGGTGGTGGAGGTGGCTTGggtggcggcggcggcggcggattTGGCGGAGGAGGAGGGTTAGGTGGTGGCGGTggtctgggtggtggtggaggtTTGGGTGGTGGTGGAGGTCTGGGTGGTGGAGGTGGTTTGGGTGGTGGTGGTGGGATAGGACATGGTGGTGGTCTTGGTGGTGGAATTGGTCATGGAGGGGGGTTAGGTGGAGGTGGTGGTCTAGGAGGTGGAGCTGGTGGTGGACTAGGACATGGCGGCGGCCTAGGTGGTGGAATTGGTCACGGAGGGGGGCTAG GTGGAGGTGGTGGTCTAGGAGGTGGAGCCGGTGGAGGTCTAGGAGGTGGAATTGGTCACGGTGGGAAGCTAGGTGGAGGTGGCGGACTAGGTGGTGGGATTGGCCATGGTGGAGGACTAGGTGGAGGTGCTGGTGGTGGACTAGGTGGTGGGATTGGTCACGGTGGTGGACTTGGTGGTGGActaggtggtggtggtggtggaggtttaGGAGGTGGGATTGGTCACGGTGGAGGTCTCGGTGGTGGTGCTGGTGGAGGATTAGGTGGTGGCGCAGGAGGAGGAttaggtggaggtggaggtctcgGTGGTGGTGCTGGTGGAGGATtgggtggaggtggaggtggaggtttCGGTGGTGGTGGCGGTTTGGGTGGAGGGGGTGGTTTAGGCGGTGGTGGTGGACTTggtggtggcggtggaggtgggtTCGGAGGTGGTGGGGGTTTCGGTGGTGGCGGCGGTTTTGGGGGTGGTGGAGGCTTTGGTGGTGGCGGAGGAGCAGGAGGTGGTGGCGGCTTCGGCGGAGGAGGTGGTTTTGGGGGTGGCCATTAA
- the LOC140875829 gene encoding uncharacterized protein isoform X3, whose amino-acid sequence MMMMSGFSPTFVGLCLLVLVSCSVVVFGDHVNGGYDDEKLLPRPFLPRPFLKPPLLPFPKPIPIGLGGGLGGGGGLGGGGGGGFGGGGGLGGGGGLGGGGGLGGGGGLGGGGGLGGGGGIGHGGGLGGGIGHGGGLGGGGGLGGGAGGGLGHGGGLGGGIGHGGGLGGGGGLGGGAGGGLGGGGIGRGGIGHGGKLGGGGGLGGGIGHGGGLGGGAGGGLGGGIGHGGGLGGGLGGGGGGGLGGGIGHGGGLGGGAGGGLGGGAGGGLGGGGGLGGGAGGGLGGGGGGGFGGGGGLGGGGGLGGGGGLGGGGGGGFGGGGGFGGGGGFGGGGGFGGGGGAGGGGGFGGGGGFGGGH is encoded by the exons atgatgatgatgagtgGGTTTTCTCCTACATTTGTGGGTTTGTGTTTGCTGGTTTTGGTTTCTTGTAGTGTTGTTGTTTTTGGTGATCATGTCAATGGAGGTTATGATGATGAGAAGTTGTTGCCTAGGCCTTTTCTTCCCAGGCCTTTCTTAAAGCCACCATTGTTGCCTTTTCCTAAACCTATTCCTATAGGGCTTGGGGGTGGTCTAGGTGGTGGAGGTGGCTTGggtggcggcggcggcggcggattTGGCGGAGGAGGAGGGTTAGGTGGTGGCGGTggtctgggtggtggtggaggtTTGGGTGGTGGTGGAGGTCTGGGTGGTGGAGGTGGTTTGGGTGGTGGTGGTGGGATAGGACATGGTGGTGGTCTTGGTGGTGGAATTGGTCATGGAGGGGGGTTAGGTGGAGGTGGTGGTCTAGGAGGTGGAGCTGGTGGTGGACTAGGACATGGCGGCGGCCTAGGTGGTGGAATTGGTCACGGAGGGGGGCTAGGTGGAGGTGGTGGTCTAGGAGGTGGAGCTGGTGGTGGACTAGGTGGAGGTGGAATTGGTC GAGGTGGAATTGGTCACGGTGGGAAGCTAGGTGGAGGTGGCGGACTAGGTGGTGGGATTGGCCATGGTGGAGGACTAGGTGGAGGTGCTGGTGGTGGACTAGGTGGTGGGATTGGTCACGGTGGTGGACTTGGTGGTGGActaggtggtggtggtggtggaggtttaGGAGGTGGGATTGGTCACGGTGGAGGTCTCGGTGGTGGTGCTGGTGGAGGATTAGGTGGTGGCGCAGGAGGAGGAttaggtggaggtggaggtctcgGTGGTGGTGCTGGTGGAGGATtgggtggaggtggaggtggaggtttCGGTGGTGGTGGCGGTTTGGGTGGAGGGGGTGGTTTAGGCGGTGGTGGTGGACTTggtggtggcggtggaggtgggtTCGGAGGTGGTGGGGGTTTCGGTGGTGGCGGCGGTTTTGGGGGTGGTGGAGGCTTTGGTGGTGGCGGAGGAGCAGGAGGTGGTGGCGGCTTCGGCGGAGGAGGTGGTTTTGGGGGTGGCCATTAA
- the LOC140875829 gene encoding uncharacterized protein isoform X6: MMMMSGFSPTFVGLCLLVLVSCSVVVFGDHVNGGYDDEKLLPRPFLPRPFLKPPLLPFPKPIPIGLGGGLGGGGGLGGGGGGGFGGGGGLGGGGGLGGGGGLGGGGGLGGGGGLGGGGGIGHGGGLGGGIGHGGGLGGGGGLGGGAGGGLGHGGGLGGGIGHGGGLGGGGGLGGGAGGGLGGGGIGRGGKLGGGGGLGGGAGGGLGGGIGHGGKLGGGGGLGGGIGHGGGLGGGAGGGLGGGIGHGGGLGGGGLGGGAGGGLGGGGGGGFGGGGGLGGGGGLGGGGGLGGGGGGGFGGGGGFGGGGGFGGGGGFGGGGGAGGGGGFGGGGGFGGGH; the protein is encoded by the exons atgatgatgatgagtgGGTTTTCTCCTACATTTGTGGGTTTGTGTTTGCTGGTTTTGGTTTCTTGTAGTGTTGTTGTTTTTGGTGATCATGTCAATGGAGGTTATGATGATGAGAAGTTGTTGCCTAGGCCTTTTCTTCCCAGGCCTTTCTTAAAGCCACCATTGTTGCCTTTTCCTAAACCTATTCCTATAGGGCTTGGGGGTGGTCTAGGTGGTGGAGGTGGCTTGggtggcggcggcggcggcggattTGGCGGAGGAGGAGGGTTAGGTGGTGGCGGTggtctgggtggtggtggaggtTTGGGTGGTGGTGGAGGTCTGGGTGGTGGAGGTGGTTTGGGTGGTGGTGGTGGGATAGGACATGGTGGTGGTCTTGGTGGTGGAATTGGTCATGGAGGGGGGTTAGGTGGAGGTGGTGGTCTAGGAGGTGGAGCTGGTGGTGGACTAGGACATGGCGGCGGCCTAGGTGGTGGAATTGGTCACGGAGGGGGGCTAGGTGGAGGTGGTGGTCTAGGAGGTGGAGCTGGTGGTGGACTAGGTGGAGGTGGAATTGGTCGTGGTGGGAAGCTAGGTGGAGGTGGTGGTCTAGGAGGTGGAGCCGGTGGAGGTCTAGGAGGTGGAATTGGTCACGGTGGGAAGCTAGGTGGAGGTGGCGGACTAGGTGGTGGGATTGGCCATGGTGGAGGACTAGGTGGAGGTGCTGGTGGTGGACTAGGTGGTGGGATTGGTCACGGTGGTGGACTTGGTG gtggaggtctcgGTGGTGGTGCTGGTGGAGGATtgggtggaggtggaggtggaggtttCGGTGGTGGTGGCGGTTTGGGTGGAGGGGGTGGTTTAGGCGGTGGTGGTGGACTTggtggtggcggtggaggtgggtTCGGAGGTGGTGGGGGTTTCGGTGGTGGCGGCGGTTTTGGGGGTGGTGGAGGCTTTGGTGGTGGCGGAGGAGCAGGAGGTGGTGGCGGCTTCGGCGGAGGAGGTGGTTTTGGGGGTGGCCATTAA
- the LOC140875829 gene encoding uncharacterized protein isoform X5 gives MMMMSGFSPTFVGLCLLVLVSCSVVVFGDHVNGGYDDEKLLPRPFLPRPFLKPPLLPFPKPIPIGLGGGLGGGGGLGGGGGGGFGGGGGLGGGGGLGGGGGLGGGGGLGGGGGLGGGGGIGHGGGLGGGIGHGGGLGGGGGLGGGAGGGLGHGGGLGGGIGHGGGLGGGGGLGGGAGGGLGGGGIGRGGKLGGGGGLGGGAGGGIGHGGGLGGGAGGGGGGGLGGGIGHGGGLGGGAGGGLGGGAGGGLGGGGGLGGGAGGGLGGGGGGGFGGGGGLGGGGGLGGGGGLGGGGGGGFGGGGGFGGGGGFGGGGGFGGGGGAGGGGGFGGGGGFGGGH, from the exons atgatgatgatgagtgGGTTTTCTCCTACATTTGTGGGTTTGTGTTTGCTGGTTTTGGTTTCTTGTAGTGTTGTTGTTTTTGGTGATCATGTCAATGGAGGTTATGATGATGAGAAGTTGTTGCCTAGGCCTTTTCTTCCCAGGCCTTTCTTAAAGCCACCATTGTTGCCTTTTCCTAAACCTATTCCTATAGGGCTTGGGGGTGGTCTAGGTGGTGGAGGTGGCTTGggtggcggcggcggcggcggattTGGCGGAGGAGGAGGGTTAGGTGGTGGCGGTggtctgggtggtggtggaggtTTGGGTGGTGGTGGAGGTCTGGGTGGTGGAGGTGGTTTGGGTGGTGGTGGTGGGATAGGACATGGTGGTGGTCTTGGTGGTGGAATTGGTCATGGAGGGGGGTTAGGTGGAGGTGGTGGTCTAGGAGGTGGAGCTGGTGGTGGACTAGGACATGGCGGCGGCCTAGGTGGTGGAATTGGTCACGGAGGGGGGCTAGGTGGAGGTGGTGGTCTAGGAGGTGGAGCTGGTGGTGGACTAGGTGGAGGTGGAATTGGTCGTGGTGGGAAGCTAGGTGGAGGTGGTGGTCTAGGAGGTGGAGCCG GTGGTGGGATTGGCCATGGTGGAGGACTAGGTGGAGGTGCTG gtggtggtggtggtggaggtttaGGAGGTGGGATTGGTCACGGTGGAGGTCTCGGTGGTGGTGCTGGTGGAGGATTAGGTGGTGGCGCAGGAGGAGGAttaggtggaggtggaggtctcgGTGGTGGTGCTGGTGGAGGATtgggtggaggtggaggtggaggtttCGGTGGTGGTGGCGGTTTGGGTGGAGGGGGTGGTTTAGGCGGTGGTGGTGGACTTggtggtggcggtggaggtgggtTCGGAGGTGGTGGGGGTTTCGGTGGTGGCGGCGGTTTTGGGGGTGGTGGAGGCTTTGGTGGTGGCGGAGGAGCAGGAGGTGGTGGCGGCTTCGGCGGAGGAGGTGGTTTTGGGGGTGGCCATTAA
- the LOC140875829 gene encoding uncharacterized protein isoform X1 encodes MMMMSGFSPTFVGLCLLVLVSCSVVVFGDHVNGGYDDEKLLPRPFLPRPFLKPPLLPFPKPIPIGLGGGLGGGGGLGGGGGGGFGGGGGLGGGGGLGGGGGLGGGGGLGGGGGLGGGGGIGHGGGLGGGIGHGGGLGGGGGLGGGAGGGLGHGGGLGGGIGHGGGLGGGGGLGGGAGGGLGGGGIGRGGKLGGGGGLGGGAGGGLGGGIGHGGKLGGGGGLGGGIGHGGGLGGGAGGGLGGGIGHGGGLGGGLGGGGGGGLGGGIGHGGGLGGGAGGGLGGGAGGGLGGGGGLGGGAGGGLGGGGGGGFGGGGGLGGGGGLGGGGGLGGGGGGGFGGGGGFGGGGGFGGGGGFGGGGGAGGGGGFGGGGGFGGGH; translated from the coding sequence atgatgatgatgagtgGGTTTTCTCCTACATTTGTGGGTTTGTGTTTGCTGGTTTTGGTTTCTTGTAGTGTTGTTGTTTTTGGTGATCATGTCAATGGAGGTTATGATGATGAGAAGTTGTTGCCTAGGCCTTTTCTTCCCAGGCCTTTCTTAAAGCCACCATTGTTGCCTTTTCCTAAACCTATTCCTATAGGGCTTGGGGGTGGTCTAGGTGGTGGAGGTGGCTTGggtggcggcggcggcggcggattTGGCGGAGGAGGAGGGTTAGGTGGTGGCGGTggtctgggtggtggtggaggtTTGGGTGGTGGTGGAGGTCTGGGTGGTGGAGGTGGTTTGGGTGGTGGTGGTGGGATAGGACATGGTGGTGGTCTTGGTGGTGGAATTGGTCATGGAGGGGGGTTAGGTGGAGGTGGTGGTCTAGGAGGTGGAGCTGGTGGTGGACTAGGACATGGCGGCGGCCTAGGTGGTGGAATTGGTCACGGAGGGGGGCTAGGTGGAGGTGGTGGTCTAGGAGGTGGAGCTGGTGGTGGACTAGGTGGAGGTGGAATTGGTCGTGGTGGGAAGCTAGGTGGAGGTGGTGGTCTAGGAGGTGGAGCCGGTGGAGGTCTAGGAGGTGGAATTGGTCACGGTGGGAAGCTAGGTGGAGGTGGCGGACTAGGTGGTGGGATTGGCCATGGTGGAGGACTAGGTGGAGGTGCTGGTGGTGGACTAGGTGGTGGGATTGGTCACGGTGGTGGACTTGGTGGTGGActaggtggtggtggtggtggaggtttaGGAGGTGGGATTGGTCACGGTGGAGGTCTCGGTGGTGGTGCTGGTGGAGGATTAGGTGGTGGCGCAGGAGGAGGAttaggtggaggtggaggtctcgGTGGTGGTGCTGGTGGAGGATtgggtggaggtggaggtggaggtttCGGTGGTGGTGGCGGTTTGGGTGGAGGGGGTGGTTTAGGCGGTGGTGGTGGACTTggtggtggcggtggaggtgggtTCGGAGGTGGTGGGGGTTTCGGTGGTGGCGGCGGTTTTGGGGGTGGTGGAGGCTTTGGTGGTGGCGGAGGAGCAGGAGGTGGTGGCGGCTTCGGCGGAGGAGGTGGTTTTGGGGGTGGCCATTAA
- the LOC140875829 gene encoding uncharacterized protein isoform X2 produces the protein MMMMSGFSPTFVGLCLLVLVSCSVVVFGDHVNGGYDDEKLLPRPFLPRPFLKPPLLPFPKPIPIGLGGGLGGGGGLGGGGGGGFGGGGGLGGGGGLGGGGGLGGGGGLGGGGGLGGGGGIGHGGGLGGGIGHGGGLGGGGGLGGGAGGGLGHGGGLGGGIGHGGGLGGGGGLGGGAGGGLGGGGIGRGGKLGGGGGLGGGAGGGLGGGIGHGGKLGGGGGLGGGIGHGGGLGGGAGGGGGGGLGGGIGHGGGLGGGAGGGLGGGAGGGLGGGGGLGGGAGGGLGGGGGGGFGGGGGLGGGGGLGGGGGLGGGGGGGFGGGGGFGGGGGFGGGGGFGGGGGAGGGGGFGGGGGFGGGH, from the exons atgatgatgatgagtgGGTTTTCTCCTACATTTGTGGGTTTGTGTTTGCTGGTTTTGGTTTCTTGTAGTGTTGTTGTTTTTGGTGATCATGTCAATGGAGGTTATGATGATGAGAAGTTGTTGCCTAGGCCTTTTCTTCCCAGGCCTTTCTTAAAGCCACCATTGTTGCCTTTTCCTAAACCTATTCCTATAGGGCTTGGGGGTGGTCTAGGTGGTGGAGGTGGCTTGggtggcggcggcggcggcggattTGGCGGAGGAGGAGGGTTAGGTGGTGGCGGTggtctgggtggtggtggaggtTTGGGTGGTGGTGGAGGTCTGGGTGGTGGAGGTGGTTTGGGTGGTGGTGGTGGGATAGGACATGGTGGTGGTCTTGGTGGTGGAATTGGTCATGGAGGGGGGTTAGGTGGAGGTGGTGGTCTAGGAGGTGGAGCTGGTGGTGGACTAGGACATGGCGGCGGCCTAGGTGGTGGAATTGGTCACGGAGGGGGGCTAGGTGGAGGTGGTGGTCTAGGAGGTGGAGCTGGTGGTGGACTAGGTGGAGGTGGAATTGGTCGTGGTGGGAAGCTAGGTGGAGGTGGTGGTCTAGGAGGTGGAGCCGGTGGAGGTCTAGGAGGTGGAATTGGTCACGGTGGGAAGCTAGGTGGAGGTGGCGGACTAGGTGGTGGGATTGGCCATGGTGGAGGACTAGGTGGAGGTGCTG gtggtggtggtggtggaggtttaGGAGGTGGGATTGGTCACGGTGGAGGTCTCGGTGGTGGTGCTGGTGGAGGATTAGGTGGTGGCGCAGGAGGAGGAttaggtggaggtggaggtctcgGTGGTGGTGCTGGTGGAGGATtgggtggaggtggaggtggaggtttCGGTGGTGGTGGCGGTTTGGGTGGAGGGGGTGGTTTAGGCGGTGGTGGTGGACTTggtggtggcggtggaggtgggtTCGGAGGTGGTGGGGGTTTCGGTGGTGGCGGCGGTTTTGGGGGTGGTGGAGGCTTTGGTGGTGGCGGAGGAGCAGGAGGTGGTGGCGGCTTCGGCGGAGGAGGTGGTTTTGGGGGTGGCCATTAA